Proteins encoded in a region of the Amphiprion ocellaris isolate individual 3 ecotype Okinawa chromosome 21, ASM2253959v1, whole genome shotgun sequence genome:
- the LOC129347885 gene encoding uncharacterized protein LOC129347885, which yields MALQRNSQESHTQMITTETLTARICSFFEGIGSQQMQLLVEGNPDHPTKVLLAEMLLDIIHICVQSTLEHLGRTQTQMCVEDVSAAVADALPRSFAEALEDPISSDLTDNLKELLVEEVIDNLRSSSSSEDSSPRLTPPQRVSSMVDEAIKMIHSSAAGSGQSPKDLEALRSLKSDLISLKSTDSLDTTIEKVVHNIIQKTVDEMTESLTQTSLISCSYEEMERHISEETDKISSHLSSVLEAQLNPPCVEQDAEEVAPKGIVGKVKTFLAKMFAKALMFRTWGRFEKKVHRDLKRYSKEATDVLVEAVESLLEVHEETKEICFLNIPENRTLHFTQALTDMLYERSTEMVIPAQLRNRDRRYSDIQYRVVVFLTLVRWWMTTLMVPYTRQIFT from the exons ATGGCCTTACAGAGAAACTCACAGGAATCACACACCCAAATGATCACCACGGAAACCCTCACTGCACGGATCTGCTCCTTCTTTGAAGGAATCGGATCACAGCAGATGCAGTTGCTGGTCGAAGGGAACCCGGACCACCCCACTAAAGTCCTGCTAGCAGAAATGCTGTTGGACATTATTCACATCTGTGTCCAGTCAACCCTGGAACATTTAGGGAGGACACAGACGCAGATGTGTGTGGAAGACGTGTCGGCTGCCGTAGCTGACGCTCTTCCTCGCAGCTTCGCGGAGGCTTTAGAAGATCCGATCAGCAGTGACCTGACAGATAACCTGAAGGAACTGCTGGTTGAAGAAGTGATCGACAACCTCAGATCTTCATCCTCCAGTGAAGATTCTAGCCCCAGACTGACGCCTCCACAGCGGGTCAGCAGTATGGTTGATGAAGCCATCAAAATGATCCACAGCTCTGCTGCTGGAAGCGGACAAAGCCCAAAAGATTTAGAGGCTTTGAGGAGTCTGAAGTCGGACCTCATCTCTCTGAAATCCACCGACAGCCTGGATACGACCATCGAGAAGGTGGTCCACAATATCATCCAGAAGACGGTGGATGAAATGACGGAGTCGCTCACCCAGACCAGCCTGATCTCATGTAGTTATGAGGAGATGGAGAGGCACATCAGCGAGGAGACGGACAAGATCTCCTCGCACCTCTCCTCAGTCCTGGAAGCGCAGCTGAATCCTCCGTGTGTGGAACAGGACGCCGAGGAAGTCGCCCCAAAAGGAATCGTAGGGAAGGTGAAAACCTTCCTTGCGAAAATGTTTGCGAAGGCGCTGATGTTCCGCACGTGGGGGCGCTTCGAGAAGAAGGTCCACAGAGACCTGAAGAGGTACAGCAAGGAGGCGACGGACGTCCTCGTCGAAGCCGTGGAATCTCTGCTAGAGGTCCACGAGGAGACAAAGGAGATTTGTTTCCTTAACATTCCCGAAAATCGGACGCTGCATTTCACGCAGGCTCTGACAGACATGCTTTACGAGAGGTCCACGGAGATGGTGATCCCTGCGCAGCTGCGCAACAGAGACCGTCGCTACTCGGACATCCAGTACCGAGTGGTTGTGTTCCTGACGCTGGTCCGCTGGTGGATGACCACCCTGATGGTGCCGTACACCAGACAG ATCTTTACGTGA
- the asb13a.1 gene encoding ankyrin repeat and SOCS box protein 13a.1 isoform X2, with amino-acid sequence MVTVDNITPLHEACIQAHPNCARLLLEAGAQVDVRTIHGSTPLCHACASGSLECAKLLLKYGAKVNPSLTALTASPLHEACIQGNPEVVRLMIASGAKLEAFDVHFGPPLHIACAKGNVDCVKELLSAGANVNSVKFHETALHHAARVHMVEMIELLVEFGANVYASDNLGRKPVDYTTAATPSYTCLCFYESNPLSLQQLCRISVRMILGSRAPEVIGQLGLSHRIHSYLQYWDHPTSLQTDT; translated from the exons ATGGTGACCGTGGACAACATCACTCCACTACATGAAGCCTGCATACAGGCTCACCCTAACTGTGCCCggctgctgctggaggctggAGCCCAG GTGGATGTTCGCACCATCCATGGCAGCACTCCTCTGTGTCACGCCTGTGCTTCTGGCAGCCTAGAGTGTGCCAAGCTGCTGCTGAAATACGGAGCCAAAGTGAACCCGTCGCTCACAGCTCTCACTGCGTCGCCACTCCACGAAGCCTGCATACAAG GTAATCCTGAAGTCGTGAGGCTGATGATAGCCAGCGGTGCCAAGCTGGAGGCGTTCGATGTCCACTTTGGTCCTCCCCTTCACATAGCATGTGCTAAAGGCAATGTGGATTGTGTCAAGGAGCTGCTCAGTGCAG GTGCCAACGTGAATTCAGTGAAGTTCCATGAGACAGCTCTGCACCATGCTGCTCGGGTTCATATGGTGGAGATGATCGAGCTCTTGGTGGAGTTTGGAGCGAACGTGTACGCCAGCGACAACCTGGGAAGAAAGCCTGTAGACTACACAACCGCTGCGACTCCCTCTTACACCTGCCTCTGTTTTTATGAAA GTAATCCTCTgagcctgcagcagctgtgtaggaTTTCTGTGAGGATGATTCTGGGTAGCAGAGCTCCAGAGGTCATAGGACAGCTGGGTCTATCTCACCGCATCCACAGCTACCTTCAGTACTGGGATCATCCCACATCACTACAGACTGACACATGA
- the asb13a.1 gene encoding ankyrin repeat and SOCS box protein 13a.1 isoform X1 — protein sequence MEVTAARRSFLCDIGFWADRTTLHEAASHGRALQLKQLVESGASVNMVTVDNITPLHEACIQAHPNCARLLLEAGAQVDVRTIHGSTPLCHACASGSLECAKLLLKYGAKVNPSLTALTASPLHEACIQGNPEVVRLMIASGAKLEAFDVHFGPPLHIACAKGNVDCVKELLSAGANVNSVKFHETALHHAARVHMVEMIELLVEFGANVYASDNLGRKPVDYTTAATPSYTCLCFYESNPLSLQQLCRISVRMILGSRAPEVIGQLGLSHRIHSYLQYWDHPTSLQTDT from the exons ATGGAGGTGACAGCAGCACGGCGCTCGTTTCTTTGCGATATCG GCTTCTGGGCAGACCGGACCACTCTGCATGAAGCAGCATCCCACGGCAGGGCTCTACAGTTGAAGCAGCTGGTAGAAAGTGGAGCTTCTGTCAACATGGTGACCGTGGACAACATCACTCCACTACATGAAGCCTGCATACAGGCTCACCCTAACTGTGCCCggctgctgctggaggctggAGCCCAG GTGGATGTTCGCACCATCCATGGCAGCACTCCTCTGTGTCACGCCTGTGCTTCTGGCAGCCTAGAGTGTGCCAAGCTGCTGCTGAAATACGGAGCCAAAGTGAACCCGTCGCTCACAGCTCTCACTGCGTCGCCACTCCACGAAGCCTGCATACAAG GTAATCCTGAAGTCGTGAGGCTGATGATAGCCAGCGGTGCCAAGCTGGAGGCGTTCGATGTCCACTTTGGTCCTCCCCTTCACATAGCATGTGCTAAAGGCAATGTGGATTGTGTCAAGGAGCTGCTCAGTGCAG GTGCCAACGTGAATTCAGTGAAGTTCCATGAGACAGCTCTGCACCATGCTGCTCGGGTTCATATGGTGGAGATGATCGAGCTCTTGGTGGAGTTTGGAGCGAACGTGTACGCCAGCGACAACCTGGGAAGAAAGCCTGTAGACTACACAACCGCTGCGACTCCCTCTTACACCTGCCTCTGTTTTTATGAAA GTAATCCTCTgagcctgcagcagctgtgtaggaTTTCTGTGAGGATGATTCTGGGTAGCAGAGCTCCAGAGGTCATAGGACAGCTGGGTCTATCTCACCGCATCCACAGCTACCTTCAGTACTGGGATCATCCCACATCACTACAGACTGACACATGA